One segment of Akkermansiaceae bacterium DNA contains the following:
- a CDS encoding L-serine ammonia-lyase, protein MISVLDLFTIGIGPSSSHTVGPMRAAFDFTRQLASTDQAASVHSLRCDLYGSLAATGKGHGTDTAIMLGFLGQEPETIQVPEIPQRIDTVRATRSLQWTKDHCVAFDANHHLTFHRLDPLPLHPNGMHFIAADVDGHILAEEIYYSLGGGFIATESEMKNPRFGAEITPVYSFKSADELTALCDDRGLCIPDIIIANENLIRPEEQTRCALDRIWEAMQECVRNGCRNKGLLPGGLQVKRRASSIYQRLSEHPEAALADPLTILDWVNLYALAVNEENAAGGRVVTAPTNGAAGILPAVLHYATRFKHSPYQTKDDKRDAVHRFLLTAAAIGMLYKRNASISGADVGCQGEVGVACSMAAGALVEYLGGTHHQVENAAEIGMEHNLGLTCDPIGGLVQIPCIERNAMAAVKAINAARITMSGDGTHFVSLDKVIYTMKETGKDMQEKYKETSRGGLAVNVVEC, encoded by the coding sequence CATCCGTCCACTCGCTTCGCTGCGACCTCTACGGCTCCCTGGCCGCCACCGGAAAAGGGCACGGTACTGATACCGCCATCATGCTTGGTTTCTTGGGTCAGGAACCCGAAACCATCCAGGTTCCGGAGATTCCACAACGCATCGACACCGTCAGAGCAACCCGGTCGCTTCAGTGGACAAAGGATCACTGCGTTGCGTTCGACGCAAACCACCACCTCACCTTCCATCGTCTGGACCCCCTTCCCCTGCACCCTAACGGCATGCACTTCATCGCCGCCGATGTCGATGGCCATATCCTCGCCGAGGAAATCTATTATTCTCTGGGCGGCGGCTTCATTGCCACTGAGTCTGAAATGAAGAACCCTCGGTTTGGCGCGGAAATCACACCCGTATACAGCTTCAAATCCGCGGACGAACTGACCGCGCTTTGTGACGACCGTGGCCTGTGCATACCCGATATCATCATCGCCAATGAAAACCTGATCCGGCCCGAAGAGCAAACCCGCTGCGCACTGGACCGCATCTGGGAAGCTATGCAGGAATGTGTTAGGAATGGTTGCCGGAACAAGGGCCTCTTACCCGGTGGTCTGCAAGTGAAGCGGCGCGCATCGTCGATTTACCAACGCCTCTCCGAACACCCCGAAGCCGCACTGGCAGACCCCCTGACCATACTCGACTGGGTCAATCTCTACGCCCTGGCCGTCAATGAGGAAAATGCCGCCGGTGGCCGTGTTGTCACAGCCCCTACGAATGGTGCGGCAGGCATACTTCCGGCGGTGCTGCATTATGCCACCCGCTTCAAACACAGCCCCTATCAGACCAAGGATGACAAACGGGACGCCGTGCACCGTTTTCTCCTGACCGCCGCCGCCATAGGAATGCTCTACAAACGCAACGCCTCCATCTCTGGCGCCGATGTCGGTTGTCAAGGTGAGGTGGGAGTCGCCTGTTCGATGGCCGCCGGCGCGCTCGTCGAATACCTCGGTGGTACACACCACCAGGTCGAGAACGCTGCGGAAATCGGTATGGAACACAACCTCGGCCTTACCTGTGACCCTATTGGCGGGCTTGTCCAGATCCCATGTATCGAGCGTAATGCGATGGCAGCCGTCAAGGCCATCAATGCTGCCCGGATCACGATGTCAGGCGACGGCACCCACTTCGTATCACTGGATAAGGTCATCTACACCATGAAGGAAACCGGTAAGGACATGCAGGAGAAATACAAAGAAACCTCTCGCGGCGGCCTTGCGGTAAACGTCGTGGAGTGCTAA
- a CDS encoding mechanosensitive ion channel — MINFTAIQQTLLNLFDDRQDYWQWAAIGLCLLGAIAVAVLLRKTLFSEGSHSQMVLKRFFDPGKKISGVPSIFCLLLWITWAARSNMSIKLVEDGHTAIPCGYIYTTTLLVTAFVVYQIATAVSKGRSAPKILSGGMLVIFALHLFGWLVPLSEALQSISLPLGSIEINLWAIVSAIAALFLLLWLAGLSTRFIDAIIKPRSDIPPSIKVLVGKATRFFIYIAAIVGALKIGGVPLGGLAIFSGALGLGIGFGLQKVISNLVSGVIILLDKSIKPGDVIEIEGTFGWINSIRTRYISVITRDRKEILIPNEDFVTHKVVNWSFTDRVVRVRADVGVSYDTDVVEAIRICAEAASEIPRVLKDPAPSCLLIGFGDSSIDLQVRFWIDDAPQGVSNVRSEVLLAVWRAFRDNGIEIPFPQRDLHIKSSNLPPTPAP, encoded by the coding sequence ATGATCAATTTCACCGCCATCCAGCAAACCCTGCTCAATCTTTTTGACGACCGTCAGGACTACTGGCAGTGGGCTGCCATTGGATTGTGTCTTCTCGGAGCCATTGCCGTGGCGGTATTACTTCGTAAAACCCTCTTTTCCGAAGGCTCTCACAGCCAGATGGTGCTTAAGCGGTTCTTCGATCCAGGGAAGAAAATCAGCGGGGTGCCCAGTATCTTCTGCCTCCTGCTCTGGATCACATGGGCAGCACGCAGTAACATGTCGATCAAGCTGGTCGAAGATGGTCATACCGCCATCCCCTGCGGTTATATCTATACCACAACCCTCCTGGTCACCGCGTTTGTCGTATACCAGATTGCCACCGCCGTCTCCAAAGGGCGGTCCGCACCGAAGATTCTGAGTGGGGGGATGCTCGTTATTTTTGCCCTCCATCTCTTCGGCTGGCTCGTACCACTCAGTGAGGCCTTGCAAAGTATCAGCCTGCCTCTGGGTAGCATCGAAATCAATCTCTGGGCCATCGTTTCCGCCATTGCCGCCTTGTTTCTGCTACTGTGGCTGGCTGGCCTGTCCACCCGCTTTATCGATGCCATCATCAAGCCTCGCTCGGACATACCGCCGTCCATCAAAGTCCTTGTGGGTAAGGCCACCCGGTTTTTCATCTACATTGCGGCAATTGTCGGTGCCTTGAAAATCGGCGGAGTCCCGCTCGGCGGACTCGCCATCTTTTCTGGTGCTCTCGGTTTGGGTATTGGTTTCGGTTTACAAAAAGTCATTTCAAACCTCGTCTCGGGTGTGATCATCCTGCTGGATAAATCGATCAAACCGGGTGACGTGATCGAAATAGAAGGCACCTTCGGCTGGATCAACTCAATACGCACCCGCTACATCTCGGTCATTACCCGGGACCGGAAGGAAATCCTCATTCCCAACGAGGACTTCGTCACCCACAAGGTCGTGAACTGGTCGTTTACCGACCGGGTGGTCAGGGTAAGGGCCGATGTCGGGGTCTCCTACGACACCGACGTCGTCGAGGCCATCCGTATCTGTGCAGAAGCAGCCAGTGAGATACCACGCGTCCTCAAGGACCCGGCGCCATCCTGTCTGCTCATTGGCTTTGGTGACTCGTCCATCGACCTGCAAGTTCGCTTTTGGATCGATGACGCCCCCCAAGGGGTAAGCAACGTTCGCTCGGAAGTTCTGCTTGCTGTCTGGCGCGCTTTCCGCGACAACGGCATCGAAATCCCCTTCCCACAACGCGACCTCCATATCAAATCGAGCAATCTCCCCCCGACACCCGCCCCCTGA
- a CDS encoding bifunctional 3,4-dihydroxy-2-butanone-4-phosphate synthase/GTP cyclohydrolase II — MSALTLYPIDEIIADVAAGKMVIVVDDPSRENEADLVAAASMATPEMIAFMANHGRGLICAPITAARAKELDLPPMTPRNTESMQTAFTVSVDAADGITTGISAADRARTIQLLASSDTGSDALVQPGHIFPLQAVPGGVLRRAGHTEAATDLAHLAGLPKAGVICEIMNEDGTMARSGTLGEYQQQHQLKACSIAALIEYRRRSEKLVRRGETIAMPTDYGEFDCHLYYVENANQSTGAHHLAFTHGKISPDQPTLVRVHSECLTGDVFHSQRCDCGGQLDAAMKQIAAEGGVLLYLRQEGRGIGLPAKIHAYKLQEQGLDTIEANEKLGYASDLRDYGMGAQILYDLGVRKIRLLTNNPKKVVGLEGYNLEIAEQIPLSLPANPHNERYLQTKKDRMGHTL, encoded by the coding sequence ATGTCCGCTCTTACCCTTTATCCGATCGACGAAATCATCGCCGATGTCGCCGCTGGCAAAATGGTTATTGTCGTTGATGACCCCAGCCGTGAAAACGAGGCGGATCTCGTTGCGGCAGCCTCCATGGCCACGCCCGAAATGATCGCGTTTATGGCGAATCATGGCCGGGGCCTGATCTGTGCCCCTATTACCGCGGCACGTGCCAAGGAATTGGACCTGCCGCCGATGACCCCCCGCAATACGGAATCGATGCAAACCGCTTTCACCGTTTCCGTCGATGCCGCCGACGGCATTACCACGGGGATCTCAGCCGCTGACCGCGCCCGGACCATCCAGTTACTGGCATCGTCGGACACCGGATCCGACGCCTTGGTGCAACCAGGCCACATCTTCCCCCTTCAGGCGGTCCCTGGCGGGGTCTTGCGCCGTGCCGGCCACACGGAAGCAGCCACCGACCTCGCCCACCTCGCGGGTCTCCCCAAGGCTGGCGTAATCTGTGAGATCATGAACGAGGACGGCACCATGGCGCGCTCCGGAACCCTGGGGGAATACCAGCAACAACACCAACTCAAGGCGTGTAGCATCGCTGCACTCATCGAATATCGCAGACGGTCCGAAAAACTCGTCCGGCGGGGCGAAACCATCGCCATGCCAACCGATTATGGGGAATTCGACTGCCATCTCTACTACGTCGAGAATGCCAACCAGTCCACAGGTGCCCACCACCTGGCGTTTACACACGGGAAGATTTCACCTGATCAACCCACTCTCGTCCGTGTCCACTCCGAGTGCCTGACCGGTGATGTGTTCCATTCCCAACGCTGCGACTGTGGTGGCCAGCTTGATGCCGCCATGAAACAAATCGCCGCTGAGGGTGGTGTGCTCCTCTACCTCCGCCAGGAAGGGCGCGGCATTGGCCTGCCTGCAAAAATCCATGCCTATAAGCTACAGGAGCAGGGGCTCGATACCATCGAGGCCAATGAAAAACTCGGATACGCCTCCGACTTGCGCGACTACGGAATGGGTGCCCAGATCCTCTACGATCTCGGGGTGAGAAAAATCAGATTACTCACCAACAACCCTAAAAAAGTAGTGGGGCTCGAAGGCTACAACCTCGAGATCGCTGAGCAAATCCCCCTCAGTTTGCCGGCCAACCCCCACAACGAAAGATATCTGCAAACAAAAAAAGACCGTATGGGACATACCCTTTGA
- a CDS encoding IclR family transcriptional regulator: MADNETFKDSRYKVPNLERALVIMEHLLDYPQGRSAAELTEDLGYSKNSVFRITMTLLNHHFLVRDDTKRFRLSKKLLLMGCRSFGDTRFIELSMDVMRTCRDVIKESVFIGTLVENEGVVIEQILGSHPFKFTIDTGARMPIHCAAPCKAILAYLPESERAPIIKAAHFKRYNENTITSRRAFARELEEVTHCGYALDRAEQIHGAHCVAAPVFDQFGYPVAAIWTTGPSDRLPAKRFDEFGETIRKHADIISRRMGYRALKAEPGQA, from the coding sequence ATGGCAGACAACGAGACATTCAAAGACAGTCGCTACAAAGTCCCCAATCTGGAGCGCGCACTCGTTATCATGGAGCATCTTCTCGATTACCCGCAGGGAAGGTCCGCCGCTGAACTCACCGAGGATCTGGGTTATTCCAAAAACAGCGTCTTCCGTATCACCATGACCTTGCTGAACCACCACTTCCTGGTGCGTGATGATACCAAACGGTTCCGCTTGAGCAAAAAACTCCTGCTGATGGGCTGCCGCAGCTTTGGTGATACCCGCTTTATCGAACTCTCCATGGATGTCATGCGCACCTGTCGCGATGTCATCAAGGAGTCTGTTTTTATCGGTACCCTGGTCGAAAACGAAGGTGTGGTCATCGAGCAAATCCTCGGCTCCCACCCGTTTAAATTCACCATCGACACCGGTGCACGCATGCCGATTCACTGCGCGGCTCCCTGCAAGGCCATCCTCGCCTACCTCCCCGAGAGCGAACGCGCCCCCATCATCAAGGCTGCTCATTTCAAACGCTACAACGAAAACACGATCACCAGTCGGCGCGCCTTTGCCAGGGAACTTGAAGAGGTCACCCACTGTGGTTACGCCCTCGACCGCGCCGAGCAAATCCACGGCGCCCACTGTGTGGCCGCCCCGGTTTTTGACCAGTTCGGCTACCCGGTCGCGGCGATCTGGACCACCGGCCCGTCGGATCGACTCCCCGCAAAACGCTTTGACGAATTTGGGGAAACGATACGCAAGCATGCCGATATAATTTCCCGGCGCATGGGATACCGGGCACTCAAAGCCGAACCTGGACAAGCGTAG
- a CDS encoding dihydroxyacetone kinase subunit DhaK — MMKKLINQPEDLTPELLEGYCLAYPNKVKLEKEKIVVRANPKPEDQVAVISMGGAGHEPAVSGFVGDGMLDASVVGDIFAAPGAPKVFEALQMFKRDAGILLVVLNHAGDVMSANMAMQLAERAGIKVKMLLTHEDISAGIDTPIEDKRGLAGCIPLYKVAGAAADGGKSLDEVYEIAERFNGQMATLAVAVTNCTHPQTGQAISNLADDEMEIGMGQHGEAGGGISKILTADETAERMITPLIEATGATSGDTVQLIINGVGSSTLMEMNIVYRKAYQILDARGIKIVPGLIDNLLTVQEMGGFQMILCKLDPDHVGYLAAPANAPYWTVQ, encoded by the coding sequence ATGATGAAAAAACTAATCAACCAACCCGAGGATCTCACCCCCGAACTGCTCGAGGGCTACTGCCTCGCATACCCTAACAAGGTAAAACTCGAAAAGGAAAAGATCGTTGTCCGGGCCAATCCCAAGCCTGAAGACCAGGTCGCGGTCATCAGCATGGGCGGGGCCGGCCACGAACCCGCCGTATCCGGCTTTGTCGGCGACGGCATGCTGGACGCCAGTGTTGTAGGTGACATCTTTGCTGCTCCAGGGGCACCGAAGGTGTTCGAAGCCTTGCAAATGTTCAAACGCGATGCGGGCATCCTGCTCGTGGTTCTCAACCACGCCGGCGATGTGATGAGCGCCAACATGGCGATGCAGCTTGCTGAGCGTGCAGGCATCAAGGTAAAAATGCTGCTGACCCACGAGGACATCAGCGCCGGTATTGACACCCCCATCGAGGACAAACGTGGACTCGCAGGCTGTATCCCCCTTTACAAGGTGGCGGGTGCCGCAGCTGACGGGGGGAAATCCCTCGATGAAGTCTATGAAATCGCCGAGCGCTTTAACGGCCAGATGGCCACGCTCGCGGTCGCGGTAACCAACTGCACCCACCCCCAGACCGGACAGGCCATTTCCAATCTCGCCGATGATGAAATGGAAATCGGTATGGGCCAACACGGTGAAGCGGGTGGAGGCATCTCCAAAATCCTCACCGCTGACGAAACCGCCGAGCGTATGATCACCCCGCTGATCGAAGCCACAGGAGCGACTTCAGGTGACACGGTGCAACTCATCATCAACGGTGTGGGCTCATCCACGCTGATGGAAATGAATATCGTCTACCGCAAAGCCTATCAGATCCTTGATGCCCGGGGTATCAAGATTGTGCCCGGGTTGATCGACAACCTGCTGACCGTCCAGGAAATGGGAGGCTTCCAGATGATCCTGTGCAAGCTCGATCCTGATCATGTCGGTTACCTCGCCGCCCCAGCCAACGCTCCCTACTGGACCGTTCAATAA
- a CDS encoding DAK2 domain-containing protein has translation MTEPFAIDTLKAMFSAALEAVREQKDELSSLDAATGDGDHGTAICQALTAINNSVQQGEQLKQALNDMGFAAMMESCGSTSTLIGALLLGMSDGVEKEELNPAEVARMFTSGLANVRQQTKAGIGDKTMMDALIPAVSALEEYSSEGMPVMFEKAAAAAAQGAADTRDMVAKFGRARNLGDRVIGHLDAGATSMATIFRVFSQCISQ, from the coding sequence ATGACCGAACCCTTTGCCATCGATACCCTCAAAGCCATGTTCTCTGCCGCCCTTGAGGCAGTAAGGGAGCAAAAAGATGAACTCTCAAGCCTCGACGCCGCCACGGGTGACGGTGACCACGGCACAGCCATTTGCCAGGCCTTGACCGCAATCAACAACAGCGTCCAGCAAGGTGAACAACTCAAGCAGGCTCTCAACGACATGGGTTTTGCCGCTATGATGGAATCCTGCGGATCGACCAGCACCCTGATCGGAGCCCTCTTGCTCGGTATGAGTGACGGGGTTGAAAAGGAGGAGCTTAATCCCGCCGAGGTCGCCAGGATGTTCACCTCTGGCCTCGCCAATGTCAGACAACAAACCAAGGCCGGTATCGGCGACAAAACCATGATGGATGCTCTCATACCCGCCGTCTCCGCCCTGGAGGAATACAGCTCCGAAGGCATGCCCGTCATGTTTGAAAAAGCCGCAGCCGCAGCCGCGCAAGGAGCGGCCGACACCAGGGACATGGTCGCCAAGTTCGGCCGCGCCCGCAATCTCGGCGACCGCGTCATCGGTCACCTCGATGCAGGTGCCACCTCGATGGCAACTATTTTCCGTGTATTCTCGCAATGCATCTCCCAATAA
- a CDS encoding SUMF1/EgtB/PvdO family nonheme iron enzyme — translation MKTTIAAAVAISVFTLALFPATLSAKKNRDKGGQELSFGTKESLRLAIQDLIDTHGAAYPKGPAYLEKLASIENEEQMAALRKEALMANPAIDFEKLIIVERSGSSKWLPANWQCNSSIPKKGHTNRIATLSLADGSIETVFQPTDKAFVGDLEVHYDAGKIMYSSISQSGAWGIFEMDLKTKTPRLVTPEIHDVDHMDACYLPDERILFTSTAGFQGVPCVGGSDSVANLHILDPKTNKIRRLCFDQENNWCPTVLPNGKILYLRWEYTDSAHYFSRVLMHMNPDGTNQKEFYGSNSYWPNSMFYARPVPGSANKFITIVTGHHGVARAGELILFDNNKGRHEADGVIQRIPGAGKKVEPVIKDQLVNGSFPLFLHPYPLSDKHFIVSMSLDKRNFGIYLVDTFDNIVPIKVVNNHSLVEAIPIRKTTRPHSKPDLVRLGEKDATFYIQNIYAGPGLAGVPKGTVKGIKVYKYEYAPRKQGGHYAIGMEGPWDVRTVLGTVPVNEDGSVIFNAPANTPIAFAPIDAEGKSLQMMRSWTTAMPGEVVSCVGCHEPQSMSPVGQATMASQMAPKKLTPWLGGQVRGFSFNREIQPVLDQHCVGCHTTELAKKDKRPDFQDMNKSYSELHPYVRRNGPEGDYHLLTPLEFHADTSELVQLLDKGHYNVKLDAVSQEKLITWIDMNVPLHGTWTEAPKGKDSNTEYFLTRRAELRRAYADLDINPEKILNPYTKRVAYVPPAPVKEQNTVAETSPHWPIPATKAERMQRGKKPIEVDLGNGTTMKFVYIPQGEFINEEGKKMVIPKAYWMSSTEVSLKQYRAFVPDYKNGVYDMHYKDQVDRGYYMNDPDFPVIRVSWDGSQDFCNWLSAKVKRKVSLPSEHQWEWACRAGSSYPLNYGNLDADFSTHANLSDVNMKKMAVRGVNPQPIKNPPPSLDFIPKVDTVDDGVLHLAKVGSYQPNIWGLHDMHGNVAEWTASDYAPGKKVIRGGSWRDRPFRAAAGYRLGFPAWQKVYNVGFRVIVEE, via the coding sequence ATGAAAACAACCATCGCGGCTGCCGTGGCTATCAGCGTTTTTACCCTCGCTCTCTTTCCCGCCACGCTCTCTGCCAAAAAAAACAGGGACAAGGGCGGGCAAGAGCTTAGCTTCGGGACCAAGGAGAGCTTGCGTCTTGCCATCCAGGATCTGATCGACACCCACGGCGCCGCCTACCCCAAAGGCCCCGCCTATCTTGAAAAGCTGGCCAGCATCGAAAACGAGGAACAGATGGCGGCTCTCCGCAAGGAAGCTCTGATGGCAAACCCTGCGATCGATTTTGAAAAACTTATCATCGTCGAACGCTCAGGAAGCTCCAAGTGGCTTCCTGCCAACTGGCAGTGCAACTCCAGCATACCTAAAAAAGGCCACACTAACAGGATTGCAACCCTGTCATTGGCAGACGGATCGATCGAAACGGTATTCCAGCCAACCGACAAGGCCTTTGTCGGCGATCTCGAAGTCCACTACGATGCTGGTAAAATCATGTATTCCTCGATTAGCCAAAGCGGAGCATGGGGAATCTTCGAGATGGATCTCAAAACCAAGACCCCACGCCTGGTGACACCTGAAATCCATGACGTCGACCACATGGACGCCTGTTACCTTCCCGATGAGCGTATCCTTTTCACATCGACCGCCGGCTTCCAGGGCGTGCCCTGCGTCGGTGGCAGCGACAGTGTCGCCAACCTTCACATCCTCGACCCCAAAACCAACAAAATCCGCCGCCTTTGCTTCGATCAGGAAAACAACTGGTGCCCGACCGTACTGCCCAATGGCAAGATCCTCTACCTCCGCTGGGAATACACGGACTCAGCCCACTACTTCTCCCGTGTGCTGATGCACATGAACCCCGATGGTACCAACCAGAAGGAATTTTACGGAAGCAACTCCTACTGGCCCAATTCCATGTTCTACGCCCGCCCGGTCCCAGGCAGTGCCAACAAGTTCATCACCATCGTCACGGGCCACCACGGTGTCGCCCGCGCCGGTGAACTGATCCTCTTTGACAACAACAAAGGGCGCCACGAAGCCGATGGCGTGATCCAACGCATCCCTGGTGCAGGTAAAAAAGTGGAGCCCGTCATCAAAGACCAACTGGTCAACGGCTCATTCCCGCTTTTCCTTCACCCCTACCCGCTCAGCGATAAACATTTCATCGTTTCCATGAGCCTGGACAAACGCAACTTCGGAATCTACCTCGTCGACACCTTCGACAACATTGTCCCCATCAAGGTTGTCAATAATCATTCTCTTGTTGAGGCCATCCCGATACGAAAAACCACCCGACCACACTCCAAGCCTGACCTCGTTCGTCTCGGTGAGAAAGATGCCACTTTCTACATCCAGAACATCTATGCCGGACCAGGGCTTGCCGGGGTCCCCAAGGGCACCGTCAAAGGCATCAAAGTCTATAAATACGAATACGCACCACGCAAACAAGGTGGCCACTATGCCATCGGCATGGAAGGCCCATGGGATGTCCGCACGGTGTTAGGCACCGTTCCGGTCAACGAAGACGGCTCTGTTATTTTCAACGCCCCGGCAAATACCCCGATCGCCTTTGCCCCGATTGACGCCGAAGGCAAGTCGCTGCAGATGATGCGTTCATGGACCACCGCCATGCCCGGCGAAGTGGTCTCCTGTGTCGGCTGCCACGAGCCACAGAGCATGTCACCCGTCGGACAAGCTACCATGGCATCACAAATGGCTCCGAAAAAACTCACCCCGTGGCTCGGGGGCCAGGTGCGCGGATTTAGCTTCAATCGCGAAATCCAACCCGTGCTCGACCAGCATTGTGTCGGTTGCCATACCACGGAGCTCGCCAAGAAAGACAAGCGTCCCGATTTCCAGGACATGAATAAATCCTACAGCGAGCTACACCCATACGTCCGGCGCAATGGTCCGGAGGGTGACTACCACCTGCTCACCCCGCTGGAGTTCCACGCCGATACCAGCGAGCTGGTACAACTGTTGGACAAAGGACATTACAACGTGAAACTGGATGCCGTTTCCCAGGAAAAACTCATCACCTGGATCGATATGAACGTGCCGCTTCATGGCACCTGGACGGAAGCGCCCAAAGGGAAAGATTCTAACACAGAATACTTCCTCACGCGCCGTGCCGAACTGAGAAGGGCCTACGCGGACCTGGATATCAACCCTGAAAAAATCCTCAATCCCTACACCAAACGCGTCGCCTACGTTCCACCCGCTCCCGTTAAAGAACAAAACACAGTGGCGGAAACATCACCGCACTGGCCGATCCCTGCCACCAAGGCCGAGCGGATGCAACGTGGCAAGAAACCCATCGAGGTCGATCTTGGGAACGGCACGACCATGAAGTTCGTCTACATCCCCCAGGGCGAGTTCATCAATGAGGAAGGCAAAAAAATGGTCATCCCAAAAGCTTACTGGATGAGCAGCACCGAGGTTTCCCTCAAGCAATACCGTGCGTTTGTTCCCGACTATAAAAACGGTGTCTACGACATGCACTACAAGGATCAGGTCGACCGCGGATACTACATGAACGACCCCGACTTCCCCGTCATCCGCGTCTCGTGGGACGGTAGCCAGGATTTCTGCAACTGGCTCTCTGCCAAAGTGAAACGCAAAGTCAGCCTGCCCTCGGAACATCAATGGGAATGGGCATGCCGCGCCGGTTCTTCCTACCCACTGAACTATGGCAATCTCGATGCCGATTTCTCCACCCATGCGAACCTCTCCGATGTGAACATGAAAAAAATGGCGGTCAGGGGGGTGAATCCCCAGCCGATCAAAAACCCACCACCATCACTCGACTTCATTCCCAAGGTCGATACCGTGGATGATGGTGTGCTGCACCTCGCGAAAGTAGGCAGCTACCAGCCTAACATCTGGGGTCTCCATGACATGCACGGCAACGTCGCCGAGTGGACAGCGTCCGATTACGCTCCGGGCAAAAAGGTCATCCGTGGCGGCTCATGGCGCGACCGCCCTTTCCGCGCGGCGGCCGGCTACCGTCTTGGCTTCCCAGCATGGCAAAAGGTTTACAACGTCGGTTTCCGCGTTATTGTCGAGGAGTAG